From Synoicihabitans lomoniglobus, the proteins below share one genomic window:
- a CDS encoding tetratricopeptide repeat protein yields MGIALLSGGGGAGLRAATDLSLPIEDAAMIKQAADLDIEQRRYLTYLYARLNKPKVATAIGESILMENPSDRQTLLVLASMATEQRDGEAAVQLAERYLRFYPGDNQGRYFLGAGYYLQRRFVQSANVLRELKREQYAHRRYPYETDLASASASAGQWYRAMLSYQSLLRHHELGDELRDEVREALDRIYREHGPHVAAAWRGVVLDNGEVWRTEASHAMHLNDLHWWTVAGHEDRVAIESVPGLRSRTVRRADAEMGVRSRWNARWTTEAGLGHGGAGWMSEVRARYTFAPSRTVEFGTWWNERATDSLVLESLNGRQDWTGLTASWQLEADLSLGIKAGMREVYVAGTRLGQGDGIEVSLDQTLRRHGPQWIVGYRGAVASFNTGATDLTLVDPTVRPGLPPGGRRAVLNNLVSPRINRHGMGWTLTDNLADAWSYRLTVGGDYDFVLDSLGFNAGVAGMFRPRKSIEIQGELGYSSNASASNAGNEAVLLNLSFRFHY; encoded by the coding sequence ATGGGGATTGCCCTGCTCTCGGGGGGCGGGGGCGCCGGTCTGCGGGCGGCGACGGACCTCTCGTTGCCGATTGAAGACGCGGCGATGATCAAGCAGGCCGCGGACCTCGACATCGAACAGCGGCGTTATCTGACCTACCTCTATGCGAGATTGAACAAGCCGAAGGTCGCGACTGCGATCGGGGAATCGATTCTCATGGAAAACCCGAGCGACCGGCAGACCCTGCTGGTGCTGGCGTCGATGGCGACGGAACAACGCGACGGCGAAGCGGCGGTGCAGTTGGCCGAGCGCTACTTGAGATTCTACCCCGGCGACAACCAAGGCCGTTATTTCCTGGGAGCAGGTTACTACTTGCAGCGACGATTCGTGCAATCGGCCAACGTGCTGCGGGAGTTGAAACGGGAACAATATGCGCACCGACGCTATCCTTATGAAACGGATCTGGCTTCGGCCTCGGCGTCGGCGGGGCAGTGGTATCGGGCGATGTTGAGTTATCAATCATTGCTCCGCCATCACGAGCTGGGGGATGAGCTTCGAGATGAGGTGCGTGAGGCGCTTGACCGCATTTACCGGGAGCACGGTCCCCACGTGGCGGCGGCGTGGCGCGGGGTGGTGCTCGACAATGGCGAAGTCTGGCGCACCGAAGCTTCCCACGCGATGCATCTGAACGACCTTCACTGGTGGACGGTGGCGGGACACGAAGATCGCGTCGCGATCGAATCCGTCCCGGGCCTGCGGTCGCGAACGGTGCGCCGGGCGGACGCGGAGATGGGCGTGCGATCGAGGTGGAATGCCCGCTGGACGACCGAGGCCGGACTGGGGCACGGGGGAGCCGGATGGATGAGCGAAGTGCGCGCCCGCTACACGTTTGCGCCCTCGCGCACGGTGGAATTCGGAACGTGGTGGAATGAGCGGGCGACGGACAGTCTGGTGCTGGAGTCGTTGAACGGTCGGCAGGACTGGACCGGATTGACCGCTTCCTGGCAGCTGGAAGCGGATCTGAGCTTGGGCATCAAAGCCGGGATGAGGGAGGTGTATGTGGCCGGAACCCGTCTGGGCCAGGGGGACGGAATTGAGGTTTCACTCGATCAAACCCTCCGGCGACACGGCCCCCAGTGGATCGTGGGTTATCGGGGGGCGGTGGCGTCATTCAACACCGGGGCGACCGACTTGACTCTCGTGGATCCGACAGTGCGCCCGGGGCTGCCTCCGGGCGGGCGTCGGGCGGTGCTCAACAATCTCGTCAGCCCGCGCATCAACCGCCACGGCATGGGCTGGACGCTGACCGACAATCTGGCGGATGCCTGGAGCTATCGACTCACGGTCGGCGGTGACTATGATTTCGTGCTCGACTCACTCGGATTCAATGCCGGGGTGGCCGGCATGTTCCGACCACGGAAAAGTATCGAGATCCAGGGAGAGCTGGGCTACAGCTCCAACGCGTCAGCCAGCAACGCCGGGAACGAGGCCGTTCTCCTGAATCTTTCGTTTCGATTTCATTACTGA
- a CDS encoding HEAT repeat domain-containing protein, whose protein sequence is MSRLALIAGALLQLGSGWCIHRGAGDVSILLLQLGGAVTWGWGTRFFPFVATPSARCLAGVMALVIPVFGWLVSAAFTSLMWMKMPRTRGRSLLVWSDRNLRMETDLQTVPGSQESIAEILRGPHIQARRNAILAVKDLDPSSALPLLRKGLQDSDEQVRIFAQNSLSTLMEGFEAGIKQLERRLAEAPTELATVVGLAEQYFELVYLDVAGDEETSAHLLGKAADLLARAAAQAPDDRRICLLRLRYALRRRDVAMAGTLLAQIDQDPADEQMLLPWRAELAFQMRDWSGVRRILKRFAEAGYVNTRIEALARFWRVKERA, encoded by the coding sequence GTGTCTAGGTTGGCGCTGATCGCGGGGGCGTTGTTGCAGCTGGGAAGCGGTTGGTGTATTCACCGGGGTGCCGGGGACGTTTCCATCCTGCTCCTGCAGCTGGGGGGCGCGGTCACGTGGGGATGGGGCACCCGTTTTTTCCCGTTTGTCGCCACACCGAGTGCGCGGTGCCTGGCCGGTGTCATGGCACTGGTGATCCCCGTCTTCGGCTGGTTGGTCTCGGCTGCGTTTACCAGTTTGATGTGGATGAAGATGCCCCGGACACGAGGACGGTCCCTGTTGGTGTGGTCCGATCGCAACCTGCGCATGGAAACGGATCTGCAGACCGTGCCGGGATCGCAGGAGTCCATCGCCGAAATTTTGCGCGGCCCCCATATCCAGGCGCGCCGCAACGCCATCCTGGCCGTGAAGGACCTCGATCCATCCTCGGCGCTGCCGCTGTTGCGCAAGGGACTGCAGGACAGTGACGAACAAGTGCGGATTTTTGCCCAAAATTCGCTCAGCACGCTCATGGAAGGTTTCGAGGCGGGCATCAAACAACTCGAGCGGCGCCTGGCCGAAGCGCCGACGGAATTGGCGACGGTGGTCGGATTGGCAGAACAGTATTTCGAGCTGGTTTATCTCGATGTGGCAGGGGATGAGGAAACCTCCGCGCACTTGCTGGGCAAAGCGGCCGATCTGCTCGCCCGGGCGGCCGCCCAAGCTCCCGATGATCGCCGGATCTGCCTGCTGCGTCTGCGGTATGCCCTGCGTCGACGAGACGTCGCGATGGCCGGAACCCTGCTCGCGCAGATTGACCAGGATCCCGCCGACGAGCAGATGCTGCTGCCATGGCGCGCCGAGTTGGCGTTTCAGATGCGTGATTGGTCGGGCGTGCGCCGGATTTTGAAACGCTTCGCCGAGGCCGGTTACGTGAACACCCGGATCGAAGCGCTGGCCCGCTTTTGGCGGGTGAAGGAGCGGGCATGA
- a CDS encoding endo alpha-1,4 polygalactosaminidase yields the protein MNYRRFSVVFALVFAWWHLGATPTSFYVNYDAQVPVAPLRLHPLSIVHPEAEVDLSAAHAEGNRVLAYLSVGEIAADASYRPEALERGLRLRGKNEIWDSDLIDLSDERWVDLLVDEFARAAVGRGFDGFFLDTLDSVESDGRAGAVALVRRLRQLQPQAMIVANRGFDLLPDLQDVVDGVLVESVFGTFDFNDRRYRPVAANDTAVLVERLHALKSEGYEVFVLDYADPTDEPTARNIASRIGAEGWHALVATPDLRGTVLAPWRDVGRRVFSFYGNLSADPTDRVQWPAESFTGLRLQAALEWLGYEVDYGKVEAGRALPQLGVETVAIILPRAWEYPESEESRVLDWLVAQRESGRRILIFGAVPFQDEAVRRRFFEVFGIGGSGRMIWPVRNLREVVSDPAIMAGAEYQSRGRPIQIPDLQAPRDSHVMRSVVASTPTGEEVRLDALFATGWGGVALDPYLTFQRPDFQELWQFDLFAYLEAVLGRLPGPVPDATTREGRRMLMSHIDGDGFINRSEVEVGHSSAQVVRDHILTQYPIPITVSVVEAEVTGAVKGSSPEAARQFERTARSIFALPNVQVASHSYSHPFMWIANDRNAGLYDRPNLELNVPYPNMDLEREIAGSVDYINRTLAPPDKPVEVFLWSGNCRPPPTALRQVRELGLLAMNGGDTVISRRTPTLNGVAPRTMPWHDELQVFAPAQNENVYTNNWRGPFFGTFIHVIDTFERTESPRRLKPVDIYYHFYSGDYFASLRALETVHDWAMAQPLHAMKVSDYIRIAQDARAVRVYSNAEDSWALVGDGALRSYRVPAAWAPRIDLTASSGITGWSVQGAEAFVHTTGRRVTQLVLAPAEDEPSTRARLESSTGGIEFTDRRARRLHFAVRDLRPVTVVLAGWPSDIELEVEVDDTRSRMRSGVDGRVTLSLPAVAEVRVEAAPAP from the coding sequence ATGAACTACCGTCGCTTCAGCGTGGTATTCGCGTTGGTCTTTGCTTGGTGGCATCTCGGGGCGACCCCGACTTCGTTTTACGTCAATTACGATGCGCAGGTTCCGGTGGCACCGTTGCGACTGCATCCGCTGTCGATTGTGCATCCTGAAGCCGAGGTCGACCTCTCGGCGGCTCATGCGGAGGGGAATCGGGTGCTGGCCTACTTGAGCGTGGGGGAAATTGCGGCCGATGCGTCTTATCGTCCGGAGGCGTTGGAGCGGGGACTCCGGTTGCGCGGGAAAAACGAGATTTGGGACTCGGACCTGATCGATTTGAGCGACGAGCGATGGGTTGACCTGTTGGTGGACGAATTCGCCCGCGCGGCAGTGGGACGCGGGTTTGATGGATTCTTTTTGGACACGCTGGATTCCGTGGAATCCGACGGCCGGGCGGGGGCGGTCGCGTTGGTGAGACGACTGCGCCAGTTGCAGCCGCAAGCGATGATTGTGGCGAACCGCGGCTTTGATTTATTGCCCGATTTGCAGGACGTGGTGGATGGGGTGCTGGTGGAATCCGTGTTTGGCACCTTCGATTTCAACGACCGTCGATATCGGCCGGTGGCGGCGAACGACACGGCGGTGCTGGTCGAGCGATTGCATGCCTTGAAGTCCGAGGGATACGAGGTGTTCGTGCTCGACTACGCCGACCCGACGGATGAGCCGACGGCGCGAAACATCGCTTCGCGCATCGGGGCGGAAGGTTGGCATGCCTTGGTGGCGACACCCGATTTGCGAGGAACCGTATTGGCCCCGTGGCGTGACGTCGGACGGAGGGTTTTTAGCTTTTATGGAAACCTCTCGGCGGACCCGACTGATCGGGTGCAATGGCCGGCGGAGTCCTTCACCGGTTTGCGCCTGCAGGCCGCGCTGGAGTGGTTGGGCTATGAAGTCGATTACGGCAAAGTAGAGGCGGGGCGGGCTTTGCCTCAACTGGGCGTTGAAACGGTCGCAATCATCTTGCCGCGAGCGTGGGAATATCCGGAAAGCGAAGAATCTCGTGTGCTCGACTGGTTGGTGGCGCAGCGGGAGTCGGGTCGGCGGATATTGATATTTGGCGCGGTGCCATTCCAGGACGAGGCCGTGCGGCGGCGATTCTTCGAAGTCTTCGGAATCGGAGGAAGCGGGCGGATGATCTGGCCGGTGCGCAACTTGCGGGAAGTGGTCAGCGACCCGGCCATCATGGCGGGCGCGGAATACCAGTCCCGGGGGCGGCCGATCCAGATTCCGGATCTCCAGGCTCCGCGCGACAGCCATGTCATGCGGTCGGTGGTGGCCAGCACGCCGACGGGGGAAGAAGTCCGGCTCGACGCGCTTTTTGCCACGGGGTGGGGCGGCGTGGCGCTTGATCCCTATCTGACGTTTCAGCGACCGGACTTTCAGGAACTGTGGCAGTTCGATCTGTTTGCCTATCTCGAAGCTGTGTTGGGCCGGTTGCCGGGACCCGTGCCCGATGCCACCACGCGCGAAGGCCGGCGGATGTTGATGAGTCACATCGACGGGGATGGGTTCATCAACCGGAGTGAAGTCGAGGTGGGCCATTCCTCGGCGCAGGTGGTGCGCGATCACATTCTGACGCAGTATCCGATCCCCATCACCGTATCCGTGGTGGAGGCGGAGGTGACCGGAGCGGTGAAGGGAAGCTCTCCGGAAGCGGCGCGTCAGTTCGAACGGACGGCTCGAAGTATCTTCGCTCTGCCCAATGTCCAGGTGGCCTCCCATTCCTACTCCCATCCGTTCATGTGGATCGCCAACGACCGCAATGCGGGGCTCTACGACCGACCCAATCTGGAGTTGAACGTGCCGTATCCGAACATGGACCTGGAGCGCGAAATAGCGGGCTCGGTCGACTACATCAATCGCACGCTCGCGCCGCCGGACAAGCCGGTGGAGGTGTTCCTGTGGTCGGGCAACTGTCGTCCGCCGCCGACGGCGCTGCGCCAGGTGAGGGAACTGGGACTGCTGGCGATGAACGGCGGCGACACGGTCATATCGCGGCGGACTCCCACGCTCAACGGCGTCGCGCCGCGCACGATGCCGTGGCATGACGAGTTGCAGGTGTTCGCGCCGGCGCAGAACGAAAACGTTTACACCAACAATTGGCGCGGTCCGTTCTTCGGCACGTTTATCCATGTTATTGATACGTTCGAGCGCACCGAGTCACCGCGGCGATTGAAGCCGGTCGACATCTACTACCATTTTTACAGCGGCGACTATTTTGCGTCGCTGCGGGCGTTGGAAACCGTCCATGACTGGGCGATGGCGCAGCCGCTGCACGCGATGAAAGTGTCGGACTACATCCGCATCGCGCAGGATGCCCGGGCGGTCCGGGTGTATTCAAATGCTGAAGACTCGTGGGCCCTGGTCGGGGATGGGGCGTTGCGCAGTTATCGTGTGCCGGCGGCATGGGCCCCGCGGATCGACCTGACTGCGAGTTCGGGCATCACGGGTTGGTCGGTGCAGGGAGCGGAAGCCTTTGTGCACACCACGGGCCGGCGGGTGACTCAACTCGTGCTGGCTCCGGCGGAAGACGAGCCGTCGACGCGCGCCCGGTTGGAGTCTTCCACCGGCGGAATTGAGTTCACGGACCGGAGGGCCCGTCGTCTGCATTTTGCGGTGCGCGATCTGCGACCGGTTACGGTGGTCCTGGCGGGCTGGCCGTCGGACATCGAGCTCGAGGTCGAGGTGGACGACACCCGATCGCGGATGCGGTCCGGGGTGGACGGGCGCGTGACGTTGTCGCTGCCGGCGGTCGCGGAGGTGAGGGTGGAGGCCGCCCCGGCACCATGA
- a CDS encoding tetratricopeptide repeat protein — protein MRDSASASSRPILSWRQLGGILLACAGVVYLLLPGDSELLEQLVRDGNIAKARRVLAVVAAEEIEREPLRYALAEQELDRLELKPPATAPEREAYWRASLNRWKSHGYADALFIRWIKDLETVDAVDDFWRELQRDWAQVPVNQRAALTRRFVPLALARERPEVAAACFAMMHGESPAEAEAALELARLQRFAGNPEAALRAISGLPDGQGTSLRISLLREMNRNREALNLLLAEATATDEWEAPQVERIAALARAAGEPQVALPIVSAFAAANPEMLAAWRLLGALQRENGRSEAARETQQRVVELTDRDADELRTFAQLLEGTGRPGEAFDVWWELGMKGDRHALDRLVALNPGLYRDHDLLQVLDRMVPVAGHDEYTLLQARFLTEVGRYGEAVEAYRQFLEAEPEAVASWLELARLEVELYRYADAAEHIERVEALGADSVEIRRQLADVWVALGDYEKALPLYRAVAETSGEMDDYGAYFRLARGLGAYEDYVAGLRGVVESAEATASDHVTLAYGYNLLGQPEEAREVLRAGMQRFPEDSEIRLRLAYAFSDVKRYHDAQLVTEGYPGLGSNVEMVRLHLLMMRLNNDLEAERAFLRRELTEAVRADPEVRQALSRAHLAAGQNLEAEQLLRGLAAEFPDDWDILGDLILVMQRLNHNEEAQALLAPHLAADDPRAFKLAADVAAALGEYAKAEQYQIRYLSLVSPAEPTSWGALGDIRLARGDRTGAKRAYQRALRELQFQLLEAEEDSR, from the coding sequence ATGAGGGATTCCGCGTCAGCCTCGTCCCGACCGATATTGTCCTGGCGCCAACTCGGCGGCATCCTGCTGGCCTGTGCGGGCGTGGTCTATCTCCTGCTGCCCGGTGACTCCGAACTGTTGGAGCAGCTGGTGCGGGACGGTAACATCGCCAAGGCGCGGCGGGTGTTGGCGGTGGTGGCGGCCGAGGAAATCGAGCGCGAGCCGTTGCGCTATGCGCTCGCCGAGCAGGAGCTGGATCGATTGGAGTTGAAGCCACCGGCCACGGCGCCGGAGCGGGAAGCTTACTGGCGGGCCTCGCTGAACCGGTGGAAGTCGCACGGCTATGCCGACGCCTTGTTCATTCGTTGGATCAAGGATTTGGAGACGGTGGATGCGGTGGACGACTTCTGGCGCGAGCTGCAGCGGGATTGGGCGCAGGTGCCGGTCAATCAGCGCGCGGCCTTGACGCGGCGGTTCGTCCCCCTGGCCTTGGCCCGGGAACGGCCGGAGGTGGCGGCGGCGTGTTTCGCGATGATGCATGGCGAGTCTCCGGCGGAGGCGGAAGCGGCCCTGGAGCTGGCCCGACTGCAACGGTTCGCGGGAAATCCCGAGGCGGCGTTGCGGGCGATTTCTGGTTTGCCGGACGGGCAGGGCACGAGCCTGAGAATTTCCCTGCTGAGGGAGATGAATCGCAATCGCGAAGCGCTGAATCTGTTGCTCGCGGAAGCGACTGCGACCGACGAATGGGAGGCTCCGCAGGTCGAACGGATCGCCGCGTTGGCGAGAGCCGCAGGGGAACCGCAGGTGGCACTGCCCATCGTCTCGGCTTTTGCCGCGGCGAACCCGGAGATGCTGGCGGCGTGGCGACTGCTGGGGGCGTTGCAGCGGGAAAACGGTCGGTCGGAAGCGGCGCGGGAAACCCAGCAGCGGGTGGTCGAATTGACCGACCGGGATGCGGACGAACTGAGAACCTTCGCGCAACTGCTGGAAGGCACCGGCCGCCCGGGGGAGGCGTTTGATGTGTGGTGGGAGCTGGGCATGAAGGGCGATCGTCATGCTCTGGACCGACTGGTGGCGTTGAACCCGGGACTGTATCGCGACCATGATCTGCTGCAGGTGCTCGACCGCATGGTGCCGGTGGCCGGCCATGACGAATACACCCTTTTACAGGCGCGTTTCCTGACGGAGGTCGGTCGCTACGGTGAGGCGGTGGAAGCGTATCGGCAGTTTCTGGAGGCGGAGCCCGAAGCCGTGGCGTCGTGGTTGGAACTGGCGCGGTTGGAGGTGGAGCTTTACCGCTATGCGGATGCGGCGGAGCATATTGAACGGGTGGAGGCGTTGGGCGCGGACAGCGTCGAAATCCGGCGGCAACTGGCGGATGTGTGGGTGGCGTTGGGCGACTATGAAAAGGCGCTGCCACTCTATCGCGCGGTCGCCGAGACATCGGGAGAGATGGACGACTACGGGGCGTATTTCCGGCTCGCTCGCGGTCTGGGCGCTTACGAAGACTACGTGGCCGGACTGCGTGGAGTGGTGGAGTCGGCGGAGGCCACGGCATCGGATCATGTCACGTTGGCCTATGGTTACAATTTGCTGGGACAGCCGGAGGAGGCGCGCGAGGTTTTGCGAGCAGGGATGCAGCGGTTTCCGGAGGACAGTGAAATCAGACTCCGCCTGGCCTATGCGTTTTCCGACGTGAAACGTTATCACGATGCCCAGCTGGTGACGGAGGGGTATCCCGGTCTGGGATCGAACGTGGAAATGGTCCGGCTGCATTTGTTGATGATGCGATTGAACAACGACCTCGAGGCAGAGCGGGCGTTTTTGCGGCGCGAATTGACCGAGGCGGTGCGGGCCGATCCGGAGGTGCGGCAAGCCCTGTCGCGGGCGCATCTGGCCGCGGGGCAGAATCTGGAAGCCGAGCAGCTGTTGCGCGGGTTGGCGGCGGAGTTCCCCGACGACTGGGATATTTTGGGAGACCTGATTTTGGTGATGCAACGGCTCAACCACAACGAAGAGGCGCAGGCGTTGCTCGCGCCGCATCTGGCGGCCGATGATCCCCGGGCCTTTAAACTGGCCGCGGATGTGGCCGCCGCGTTGGGAGAATATGCGAAGGCCGAGCAATACCAGATCCGGTATTTGTCCCTCGTGTCTCCGGCGGAGCCCACGAGCTGGGGGGCGTTGGGCGATATCCGACTGGCACGAGGAGATCGGACCGGAGCCAAGCGAGCGTATCAGCGGGCCTTGCGGGAATTGCAGTTTCAGTTGCTGGAAGCAGAGGAGGACTCTCGATGA